In the genome of Fulvivirga maritima, one region contains:
- a CDS encoding carboxypeptidase-like regulatory domain-containing protein gives MLFSLKLIAQNEYITLTGEVTDNETGEALPFVSIYLEGTSIGTTSNTDGIFEFHIPEKLRNSKVIISMIGYISVAIQPSNFNSYQTIRLKENMLTLSEVIITDEQLSAKQIIKKAYESLDDNYPLEPYLLEGFVRDLQKEDSTYIELLECAAKFSYERYDVKHEPRVELQAVRRNYITNKHPWNEEWERKNSIVDLIEDDFIRFNYGPIKVGRGWKYEIESILPFDKRQVYKIVGVDNPYSQATLYIDVDSYAFVRIEYNRAAKKRSYYKRRLSNGQQEIAYNLTLEYQEYKGKWYLKYQKEEDTWAIFKGLESNKLLFTKYPKKELFINRIITQEEIGYYDFQANLDINRSIENHSEQYNPDFWKNYNAPILTKKLSIIEQYLKQAQINVKSDNK, from the coding sequence TTGCTTTTTAGCTTAAAACTAATAGCTCAAAATGAATATATAACGTTGACAGGAGAGGTTACTGATAACGAAACAGGTGAAGCTTTACCTTTTGTATCTATTTACTTGGAAGGAACATCGATAGGTACTACCTCAAACACGGATGGAATATTTGAATTTCATATTCCTGAAAAGCTAAGGAATTCAAAAGTTATCATCTCAATGATTGGATATATTTCAGTAGCAATACAACCCTCTAACTTCAATTCCTATCAAACGATAAGGTTGAAAGAAAACATGCTTACATTAAGTGAGGTTATCATCACAGATGAACAACTTTCAGCCAAACAAATCATTAAGAAGGCCTATGAATCTCTTGATGATAATTATCCTCTAGAGCCTTATCTATTAGAGGGATTTGTTAGAGATCTGCAAAAGGAGGATAGCACTTACATTGAATTACTAGAATGTGCGGCTAAGTTTTCGTATGAGAGATACGATGTGAAGCATGAACCTCGCGTTGAACTTCAGGCTGTTAGACGTAACTACATTACCAATAAGCACCCGTGGAATGAGGAATGGGAAAGAAAAAACTCAATTGTAGACTTAATTGAGGATGATTTTATCAGGTTCAATTATGGACCTATTAAAGTTGGAAGAGGGTGGAAATACGAAATTGAGTCCATTCTGCCTTTTGATAAACGACAGGTTTACAAAATCGTGGGCGTTGATAATCCTTATAGCCAAGCAACATTGTACATTGACGTTGATAGTTATGCTTTTGTCAGAATTGAGTACAACCGAGCCGCAAAAAAACGCTCATATTATAAGAGAAGACTGTCAAACGGACAGCAGGAAATTGCTTATAATCTAACCCTAGAATATCAGGAATATAAAGGAAAATGGTATTTGAAATACCAAAAAGAGGAAGACACTTGGGCTATTTTTAAAGGCTTAGAGAGTAACAAACTCCTGTTTACAAAATATCCAAAAAAAGAATTGTTCATCAACAGAATCATTACTCAAGAAGAAATAGGGTATTATGATTTTCAGGCTAACCTTGATATTAATAGGAGTATAGAAAATCATTCCGAACAATATAATCCTGATTTTTGGAAAAACTACAATGCACCGATATTGACAAAAAAACTCAGTATAATTGAGCAGTATTTAAAACAGGCGCAAATAAATGTGAAAAGTGATAACAAATAA
- a CDS encoding RICIN domain-containing protein produces MYTLMHDPNYRLAVAWQNNSYNQPPNLGFYFGGGMATPPNPNIVMVGNTNKTMSLSASGGNGEVNLNWASNFVPSSSIQVMRDTDPDPAGRTRVGIVWGDNSYTDTNVSNGTTYYYWLKTYDESGNEITVGPQSATPAAGNVANGTYAIISKSSGKAMEVYDWSTAAGGNISQWEYWEGASQFFNLTRQSDGYYTIVSDYSGLSVEIVDASNENGGNLQQWYNNGHDCQSFEFQLMSDGYYKIINKNSGLCIDLSGSDAENGANIAQWSCHDNDNQRWELIPVSSNQSARTAASIEDSEVVGPDFMLYPNPSNSGNFVVQARDANHKIQSVKVYNMLGKLAYSIQANDDRLSVSTQLPPGNYIVEINDGSSSINQKLIVK; encoded by the coding sequence ATGTATACCTTAATGCATGACCCTAACTACCGATTAGCAGTGGCCTGGCAAAACAACTCTTACAACCAGCCGCCCAACCTGGGGTTTTACTTTGGAGGAGGCATGGCTACACCACCTAATCCCAATATTGTAATGGTTGGCAATACCAATAAAACCATGTCACTTAGCGCCAGTGGAGGAAATGGAGAAGTGAACCTCAACTGGGCGTCTAATTTTGTTCCGTCTAGTAGTATTCAGGTAATGCGAGATACAGACCCTGACCCTGCAGGTAGAACCAGAGTGGGCATAGTGTGGGGAGACAATTCGTATACTGATACCAATGTGAGCAATGGTACTACCTATTATTATTGGTTGAAAACTTACGATGAGTCCGGTAATGAGATTACTGTAGGGCCGCAATCAGCCACGCCGGCTGCAGGAAATGTAGCCAATGGTACTTATGCCATTATTTCAAAAAGTAGTGGAAAGGCCATGGAAGTATATGATTGGTCTACTGCTGCCGGAGGCAATATATCACAATGGGAATACTGGGAAGGCGCCAGTCAGTTTTTTAACCTTACCAGGCAAAGTGATGGGTATTATACCATAGTATCAGATTATAGCGGCCTGAGTGTTGAAATTGTTGATGCCTCAAACGAAAATGGTGGCAACCTACAGCAGTGGTACAATAACGGACACGACTGCCAGTCTTTTGAATTTCAATTAATGAGTGATGGTTATTACAAAATCATCAATAAAAATAGCGGCCTGTGTATTGATTTGTCTGGCTCAGATGCAGAAAATGGAGCCAATATAGCACAATGGAGCTGTCATGATAATGATAATCAACGTTGGGAATTGATTCCTGTGAGTTCTAACCAAAGTGCAAGAACGGCTGCCTCAATAGAAGATAGTGAGGTGGTAGGACCGGATTTTATGCTTTATCCGAACCCGTCAAACAGCGGAAATTTTGTGGTTCAGGCACGAGATGCTAATCATAAAATTCAATCCGTTAAAGTGTATAACATGTTGGGCAAACTGGCCTATAGTATCCAGGCAAATGATGATCGCCTATCAGTAAGCACCCAATTACCGCCGGGCAACTACATTGTAGAAATCAACGATGGAAGCTCTAGTATTAACCAAAAACTCATAGTGAAATAG
- the tnpA gene encoding IS200/IS605 family transposase translates to MENYRKGSHTLFDLKYHIVWVTKYRKQVLVGAVAERSRELIREICKSNEVEIVKGHVSQDHIHLFVSVPPKLSISKLMQYIKGKTSHKLLFEFKHLQRQFWGKHIWARGYFAVTSGNVTDEIIMQYIENQDIEDKDDNFKIS, encoded by the coding sequence ATGGAAAACTACAGAAAAGGGTCTCACACCTTGTTTGATTTGAAATATCATATAGTTTGGGTAACGAAATATCGCAAGCAAGTTTTGGTAGGAGCAGTGGCAGAGCGAAGTAGAGAGTTGATACGAGAGATTTGTAAATCGAATGAAGTAGAAATAGTAAAAGGTCATGTGTCACAGGACCATATACATTTGTTTGTATCCGTACCTCCCAAACTGTCAATAAGTAAGCTCATGCAATATATAAAAGGGAAAACCTCACATAAGTTACTATTTGAGTTTAAGCATTTACAGCGACAGTTTTGGGGTAAGCACATTTGGGCGCGAGGCTATTTTGCAGTAACAAGTGGGAATGTGACAGATGAAATAATAATGCAGTATATAGAGAATCAGGATATTGAAGATAAAGACGATAATTTTAAAATTAGCTAG
- the ltrA gene encoding group II intron reverse transcriptase/maturase: protein MIAEILQPKNLFKVHRKVVLNKGAAGVDGMNVNELKEYLDAHQTDILISILQGKYVPNAIKGVTIPKGNGKTRMLGIPNVTDRWLQQAVSQQLAKRFELQFEPHSYGFRPKKNLHQAVLQARKYINDGYQDIVDIDLKGFFDEISHHKLLQLVYHRVKCPTTLWLIRKWLRTPILIKGKLHKRRKGIPQGSPLSPLLSNIMLDVLDKYLKRRGLKYVRYADDFSIYTKSKTEARKAGNIVYMFLKYKLALPINREKSSICRPHNFKILGYAFVPTYKKGEKGKYQMVVNKSGWEALKRKIKACSKKTKPYSLAERLVKIKQVFTGWLQHYRLASIQAKVKELDEWLRNRLRYCIWHDWKKLERKRKNLIRLGVKQNQAYAWKDGA from the coding sequence ATGATAGCAGAAATTCTACAACCCAAAAACCTATTCAAAGTACACCGAAAGGTGGTGCTTAATAAAGGAGCTGCAGGTGTGGATGGTATGAATGTTAATGAGCTGAAAGAATACCTTGATGCTCATCAAACAGACATTCTCATAAGCATTCTACAGGGGAAATATGTACCTAATGCTATCAAAGGGGTAACAATACCCAAAGGAAATGGTAAAACCAGAATGCTGGGGATACCCAACGTAACAGACCGATGGCTTCAACAAGCCGTTAGCCAGCAATTAGCCAAAAGGTTTGAACTACAATTTGAGCCACACAGCTATGGCTTCAGGCCTAAGAAAAATTTACATCAAGCTGTATTACAAGCCAGAAAATACATCAACGATGGATATCAGGATATTGTAGATATTGACTTGAAAGGATTTTTCGATGAAATAAGCCATCATAAACTCTTACAACTTGTCTACCACAGGGTTAAATGCCCTACTACCCTATGGCTAATCCGAAAATGGCTACGTACACCGATCCTTATTAAGGGAAAGTTGCACAAGCGCAGGAAAGGAATACCACAGGGTAGCCCCTTAAGTCCCCTACTATCTAATATTATGTTGGATGTACTGGACAAATACTTGAAGAGAAGAGGGCTGAAATATGTTCGATACGCCGATGACTTTAGTATTTATACCAAGTCAAAAACGGAAGCTCGAAAAGCAGGTAATATAGTGTATATGTTCTTAAAATATAAGCTAGCATTACCTATAAACCGAGAAAAGAGTAGCATATGCAGGCCTCATAACTTCAAGATTTTAGGGTATGCCTTTGTGCCTACCTACAAAAAGGGAGAGAAAGGTAAGTACCAAATGGTAGTCAATAAGTCGGGGTGGGAAGCTCTGAAACGCAAGATCAAGGCTTGTTCCAAAAAGACCAAACCTTACAGCTTAGCTGAAAGATTAGTCAAAATAAAGCAAGTTTTCACCGGATGGCTACAACACTACCGGTTGGCTAGTATACAAGCCAAGGTGAAGGAACTTGACGAATGGCTACGCAACAGGCTGAGATACTGTATTTGGCACGACTGGAAAAAGCTGGAGCGGAAACGCAAAAACCTCATCCGATTAGGAGTGAAGCAGAATCAGGCTTACGCTTGGAAGGACGGAGCGTAA
- a CDS encoding HD domain-containing protein: MPDDYKDEYLLRLEKSLIYETLRNQCQKKDTEVITLVDNAVSYAFQRTKTIVKHMGEFTLHDGDHLFRVLNLMERLLTEETIRKLSSPELMLLILSAFFHDIGMSPDEQDVLALRKIWDSDPEFADEHEKKKYDEFNRFFSARPSQQDVINELIDQGKHSNAETIKSYLITEFIRQTHADRAREIIEKDWNNKIVFRDTDLTVEFAQICFSHNEDALTILDFDKSLLCGVGTYACLPLIAVILRLADILDFDGKRTPSILYSHLYVRHPVSVKEWNKHRAVEAWDITPDLIQFSAKCTHPAIEASIHEFCNLIDRELCVCNNIISTVNDFNTGKARDITIKFPFKVNRDKINTKKDIRNKPLYIYRDTQFNLSKQQVIDLLMGTKLYGNPEVALRELLQNSIDACLLRQAQEVKWGNPYSPEIEVKYYSDGKDVILQVEDNGTGMDQYIIDNYYSTVGSSFYKSTDFYNLKSESNADFTPTSRFGIGILSCFMVADTLIVDTKRVYAPHKSSEALNITVEGQESIFWIKEGERQTPGTTTKLALRKAQNPWERLTEEAFIKSVENVVPNPPFKINIETSSHKKVRDQHSFKAITTQSLKDYTWKDHENIKTFEIEFSRQDIGIIGSATVAILERHGKPIKSLELNSKDINIEGQVYTLEKSMRISENSISESSQSITISDDGEINEDYSSRKFAESKSSLSLHGIEVPTSLFPQSWMRKNNQVRIEWPFPLVLVVDICGNRDLDLNSPRTEIILSEKWIDFEEQLAYLICSDIANSVPTEYWEELRDILTENSENENFLRALNKIDRNDPRWS, translated from the coding sequence ATGCCTGATGATTACAAGGATGAATATTTACTGAGACTCGAAAAGAGTTTAATATATGAGACCCTACGTAATCAGTGTCAAAAAAAGGATACTGAGGTCATAACTTTGGTTGATAACGCTGTGTCCTATGCCTTTCAGCGTACCAAAACCATCGTTAAACACATGGGAGAATTTACTCTCCATGATGGTGATCACCTATTTCGAGTTCTAAATCTAATGGAGCGATTGCTTACAGAAGAAACTATTAGAAAATTATCATCTCCAGAGTTAATGCTTCTAATCTTGAGTGCGTTTTTCCATGATATTGGGATGTCACCGGATGAACAGGATGTTTTAGCATTGAGAAAAATATGGGATTCTGATCCTGAATTTGCAGACGAACATGAGAAGAAAAAATATGATGAATTCAATCGCTTTTTTTCGGCAAGACCTTCACAACAGGACGTTATCAATGAACTGATTGATCAAGGAAAACATTCAAATGCCGAGACAATAAAATCCTATCTAATAACAGAGTTTATAAGACAGACTCATGCTGATCGGGCTAGAGAGATCATTGAAAAAGACTGGAACAATAAAATTGTTTTCCGAGATACTGACTTAACCGTTGAATTCGCACAAATCTGCTTTAGCCACAATGAGGATGCACTTACTATTCTGGATTTTGATAAAAGTCTGCTATGTGGAGTAGGTACCTATGCTTGTTTACCCTTAATCGCAGTTATTTTAAGATTAGCGGACATTCTAGATTTTGATGGAAAAAGAACTCCTTCAATACTGTATTCACATTTATATGTTCGGCATCCCGTATCAGTTAAGGAATGGAACAAACACAGAGCTGTTGAGGCTTGGGACATCACACCTGATTTAATTCAATTTAGTGCAAAATGCACTCATCCAGCTATTGAAGCTTCTATTCATGAATTCTGTAATCTTATTGATAGAGAGCTATGTGTATGCAACAATATAATTTCAACAGTAAACGATTTTAATACTGGTAAAGCAAGAGACATTACAATCAAGTTTCCGTTCAAAGTAAATCGTGACAAAATCAATACTAAGAAAGATATACGCAATAAACCTCTTTATATATACCGAGACACACAGTTTAATCTTAGTAAGCAACAGGTGATTGATCTATTGATGGGGACTAAACTTTATGGGAATCCTGAAGTCGCCTTGAGAGAACTTTTGCAAAACTCCATTGATGCTTGCTTACTCAGACAGGCACAAGAAGTAAAGTGGGGTAATCCGTATAGTCCAGAAATAGAAGTGAAATATTATTCCGATGGTAAGGATGTAATATTGCAGGTTGAGGATAATGGAACTGGGATGGATCAATATATTATTGACAATTACTATTCTACGGTAGGCTCTTCCTTTTATAAGTCCACCGACTTCTATAATCTAAAATCTGAATCTAACGCAGATTTTACTCCAACATCAAGATTTGGTATAGGTATACTTTCCTGCTTTATGGTTGCTGATACATTGATTGTAGATACCAAAAGGGTTTACGCACCTCACAAATCCAGCGAAGCATTAAATATTACAGTCGAAGGTCAGGAGAGTATATTTTGGATCAAGGAAGGTGAACGCCAAACCCCAGGAACTACTACCAAATTAGCACTTAGAAAAGCTCAAAACCCATGGGAACGGCTGACAGAAGAGGCTTTTATAAAATCTGTTGAAAATGTGGTTCCAAATCCGCCTTTTAAAATTAACATTGAAACATCCTCGCATAAGAAAGTAAGAGACCAACACAGTTTCAAAGCAATAACAACTCAATCCCTCAAAGATTATACTTGGAAGGATCATGAAAACATTAAAACTTTTGAGATTGAATTTAGTCGACAGGATATTGGCATTATCGGCTCAGCTACTGTGGCAATTTTAGAACGTCACGGAAAGCCCATTAAATCTCTAGAACTAAACTCTAAAGACATAAATATTGAAGGTCAGGTCTACACTTTAGAAAAGTCAATGAGGATTTCTGAGAATTCAATCAGCGAATCATCCCAATCAATTACAATTAGTGATGATGGTGAAATAAATGAAGATTATTCTTCGAGGAAATTTGCCGAATCTAAATCAAGTCTTTCCCTTCATGGAATTGAAGTCCCAACATCATTATTTCCGCAATCATGGATGCGTAAAAACAATCAAGTAAGAATTGAATGGCCTTTTCCGCTGGTGTTAGTTGTAGATATCTGCGGAAATAGAGACTTAGACTTGAACTCTCCACGTACAGAAATAATACTAAGTGAAAAATGGATTGATTTTGAAGAGCAATTAGCCTACCTAATTTGCTCTGATATTGCTAATTCCGTTCCCACTGAATATTGGGAAGAATTAAGAGACATATTAACCGAGAATTCCGAGAATGAGAACTTTCTTAGGGCACTAAATAAGATTGATAGGAACGACCCTCGCTGGTCGTAG
- a CDS encoding rhamnogalacturonan lyase family protein: protein MKFKLFNFMVLLWLFISNINPIHAQRYMENLNRGTVAVRTSSNQVLVNWRILGDEYAQGATYNLYRGSSLIASNLNVSNYVDATNSNASYRVAAVINGAEQGLSEAVSTLTNQYFTIPVRPINGSYAAYNINDASVGDLDGDGDYEIVIKRLSNDATPSATTYHYLEAYEMDGTFLWAINLGPNIANPVEVNFLVYDFDNDGKAEIATRTSDGMIDGVGTNIGDRDGDGQTSYRSTMAFNSSYYRVDGPDYISIFDGETGREIAWDWYIDREPMVQWGLPGMNDSQLGHRATKCMWAVAYLDGVNPSIVISRGIYHRTKLEAWDFNNGSLSQRWAWDSNPNGSATAYTGQGFHNLAAGDIDGDGRDEIIYGSMAVSENGQGLYSTQHGHGDAGHLADINPNIPGLEFFSCLEGANGSSVPGLSLRNAANGNIQWSLAATGDIGRCMAADIDENHYGMEIWGSEGSGVYSSTGTRISTNQPTSAGGGRTYNFGVWWDGDVQRELLDRMVITKWNAANQGTDRVATLYNMTSISDNNGSKSNPCLMADILGDWREEVIYRSGDNTHLVVFCNATQYVSKNVYLNA from the coding sequence ATGAAGTTTAAACTATTTAACTTTATGGTATTGCTATGGCTATTCATAAGCAATATAAACCCTATCCATGCACAACGTTACATGGAGAATTTGAATCGCGGCACAGTAGCCGTGCGCACTTCTAGTAACCAGGTATTGGTCAATTGGCGGATTCTGGGAGATGAATATGCCCAGGGCGCTACTTACAATCTCTATCGGGGCTCAAGCCTGATTGCATCTAACCTTAATGTTTCTAATTATGTAGATGCTACTAACAGCAATGCCAGCTACCGCGTAGCAGCGGTAATCAATGGTGCAGAGCAAGGACTTTCTGAGGCCGTGAGTACGCTTACTAATCAGTATTTTACCATCCCTGTTCGGCCTATTAATGGCAGTTATGCCGCCTATAACATTAATGATGCTTCGGTTGGAGATCTGGATGGTGATGGTGACTATGAAATTGTTATCAAACGACTGTCTAATGATGCTACGCCTTCAGCTACTACCTATCATTATCTGGAAGCCTATGAAATGGATGGCACTTTTCTTTGGGCTATTAATTTAGGGCCCAATATTGCTAATCCGGTGGAGGTAAACTTTCTGGTGTATGATTTTGATAATGACGGAAAGGCGGAGATTGCCACTCGCACCTCAGACGGAATGATTGATGGCGTGGGCACCAATATTGGAGACCGCGATGGTGATGGGCAGACAAGTTATCGCTCTACCATGGCTTTTAATTCGAGTTATTATCGGGTTGATGGGCCTGACTATATTTCTATTTTCGATGGCGAAACAGGACGAGAAATAGCTTGGGACTGGTATATTGATCGTGAACCTATGGTGCAATGGGGGCTGCCCGGCATGAACGATTCTCAGCTGGGGCATAGGGCTACCAAGTGCATGTGGGCTGTTGCTTATCTGGATGGTGTAAATCCTAGTATTGTGATTAGCCGTGGCATTTACCATAGAACTAAATTAGAAGCCTGGGATTTTAATAATGGTTCTCTTTCTCAAAGGTGGGCCTGGGACAGTAACCCTAATGGTTCTGCCACTGCTTACACCGGACAGGGGTTCCATAACCTTGCCGCTGGTGATATTGATGGTGATGGCCGAGATGAAATTATCTATGGCTCAATGGCCGTAAGCGAAAATGGTCAAGGCCTTTATTCAACACAGCACGGTCATGGAGATGCCGGTCATTTGGCTGATATCAATCCGAATATACCGGGATTAGAGTTTTTTAGTTGTCTGGAAGGCGCCAATGGTTCTTCTGTGCCAGGTCTATCGCTGAGGAATGCTGCTAACGGCAATATTCAGTGGTCTTTAGCCGCTACTGGCGACATTGGCCGTTGTATGGCGGCTGATATTGATGAAAACCATTATGGTATGGAGATTTGGGGATCAGAAGGTTCTGGTGTCTATAGCAGTACAGGTACCCGCATTTCTACCAATCAACCGACTTCGGCTGGTGGTGGACGTACCTACAACTTTGGCGTTTGGTGGGATGGCGATGTGCAAAGAGAATTGCTAGACCGAATGGTGATCACCAAGTGGAATGCTGCCAATCAAGGAACCGACAGAGTGGCTACACTTTATAATATGACCAGCATTAGCGATAATAATGGCTCAAAGTCTAACCCTTGCCTGATGGCCGATATTTTAGGTGACTGGCGTGAAGAGGTGATTTACCGAAGTGGAGACAATACTCACTTAGTGGTTTTTTGTAACGCCACACAGTACGTCTCAAAGAATGTATACCTTAATGCATGA